From Sander lucioperca isolate FBNREF2018 chromosome 14, SLUC_FBN_1.2, whole genome shotgun sequence, the proteins below share one genomic window:
- the LOC116062816 gene encoding electrogenic sodium bicarbonate cotransporter 1-like isoform X3, with product MSSLLPCRVEDEAVLDRGASFVKHVCDEGEVEGHHTVYIGVHVPKSYHRRRRHRRKSSHKEKRERAEHSSEGYKSDGENADECPASILKPLISPAERIRFILGEEDDGPPPPQLFTELDELLAVDGQEMEWTETARWIKFEEKVEKGGERWSKPHVATLSLHSLMELKGCIEKGTIMLDLEASTLPQVVEMITDSQIEIGQLKADMKEKVMYTLLRKHRHQTKKSNLRSLADIGKSVSSASRLFTNQENVRTPPEQHPEPCLNPHDPEKPCEVMRSASMGYLCSPTTAHRNLTSNSLSDFSDKPEKDQLKNKFMKKLPRDAEASNVLVGEVDFLETPFVAFVRLQQAVMLGALTEVPVPTRFLFVLLGPKGKAKSYHEIGRAIATLMSDEVFHDIAYKAKDRQDLLAGIEEFLDEVIVLPPGEWDPDIRIEPPKSLPSSDKRKHMYAGSEAPQMNGDTPHDAGHGGGGGHEVGEELMFTKKFCGGLVLDIKRKLPFFASDFYDALHIQSLSAILFIYLGTVTNAITFGGLLGDATDNMQGVLESFLGTALTGAVFCLMAGQPLTILSSTGPVLVFERLLFTFSKDNELDYLEFRLWIGLWSGVFCLVLVATDASFLVQYFTRFTEEGFSALISFIFIYDAFKKMIKLAHHNPINSDYDPNLVTFYDCSCMPAGNSSHPLDVSAWTNSTDLSVNATWASLTKQQCLKVGGQLVGGACDYVPDITLMSLMLFLGTYTCSMGLKKFKASRFFPTTVRKLISDFAIILTILLFCGVDAFVGVDTPKLIVPSEFKPTSPLRGWFIPPFGRNPWWVYLAATIPAILVTILIFMDQQITAVIVNRKEHKLKKGAGYHLDLLLVSILIIICSFMGLPWYVAATVISIAHIDSLKMETETSAPGEQPKFLGVREQRVTGIFVFLLTGLSVFMAPILKFIPMPVLYGVFLYMGVASLNGVQFMDRLQLLLMPAKHQPDLIYLRHVPQRRIHLFTFIQVLCLALLWILKSTVAAIIFPVMILALVAVRKAMDWVFSQHDLSYLDDVIPEKDKKKKEDEKKKKNKKKGSIDSEIDFSDYPYQENVPSIKISMDIMEQEPMLGAKSMDRDKPQNFLNPHSTC from the exons GTCACCACACTGTGTACATTGGTGTGCATGTTCCCAAGAGCTACCACCGCAGGAGACGCCACAGACGCAAGTCTAGCCACAAGGAGAAGCGGGAGCGAGCGGAACACAGTTCAGAAGGATACAAGTCGGATGGGGAGAACGCAGACGAATGCCCTGCAAGCATCCTCAAGCCTCTCA TTTCTCCAGCTGAGAGGATCAGGTTTATCCTGGGAGAGGAGGACGATGGCCCCCCACCCCCTCAGCTCTTCACCGAGCTGGACGAGCTCCTGGCTGTGGACGGCCAGGAGATGGAGTGGACGGAGACAGCCAG ATGGATCAAGTTTGAGGAGAAGGTGGAGAAGGGTGGCGAGCGCTGGAGCAAGCCTCACGTGGCCACGCTGTCCTTGCACAGCTTGATGGAACTGAAAGGGTGCATCGAGAAGGGAACCATCATGCTGGACCTGGAGGCCTCCACGCTGCCGCAGGTTGTCG AGATGATCACAGACAGCCAGATTGAGATTGGTCAATTGAAGGCGGACATGAAGGAGAAGGTCATGTACACGCTGCTACGGAAGCATCGTCACCAGACCAAGAAGTCTAACTTGCGCTCCCTTGCTGACATTGGCAAGAGTGTTTCCAGTGCAAGTAGGCTCTTTACCAACCAGGAGAATG TGCGCACCCCCCCTGAGCAGCACCCTGAGCCTTGTTTAAACCCACACGACCCAGAGAAACCATGCGAGGTCATGAGGAGCGCCAGCATGGGATACCTCT GTAGCCCGACTACAGCCCACAGAAACCTCACCTCCAACAGCCTGAGTGACTTCTCTGACAAACCAGAGAAGGATCAG CTGAAGAATAAGTTCATGAAAAAATTGCCCCGTGATGCAGAGGCATCAAACGTGCTGGTTGGAGAGGTGGACTTCCTGGAAACTCCCTTTGTGGCGTTTGTTCGTCTGCAACAGGCCGTCATGCTCGGGGCTCTGACCGAGGTCCCTGTGCCCACAAG ATTTCTCTTTGTCCTGCTGGGTCCCAAAGGTAAAGCAAAGTCCTATCATGAAATTGGAAGAGCCATTGCCACCCTGATGTCAGATGAG GTGTTCCATGATATTGCCTATAAAGCGAAGGACAGGCAGGACCTGCTGGCCGGTATCGAGGAGTTCCTGGATGAGGTCATAGTGCTGCCGCCCGGAGAGTGGGACCCTGACATCAGGATAGAGCCACCCAAGTCTCTGCCCTCCTCAGACAAAAG AAAGCACATGTATGCCGGATCGGAGGCGCCTCAGATGAACGGCGACACTCCCCATGATGCGGGACATGGGGGGGGAGGAGGACACGAAGTCGGAGAGGAGCTTATGTTCACTAAAAA GTTTTGTGGAGGTCTTGTCCTGGATATCAAGCGGAAGCTGCCGTTTTTTGCCAGCGACTTCTATGATGCGCTACATATCCAGTCTCTGTCGGCCATCTTGTTCATCTATCTGGGCACAGTCACCAATGCGATCACGTTTGGAGGCTTACTTGGTGATGCTACAGATAACATGCAG GGAGTGTTGGAAAGTTTCCTGGGTACGGCACTGACAGGAGCAGTGTTCTGCCTGATGGCTGGTCAGCCCCTGACGATTCTCAGCAGCACAGGTCCGGTGCTCGTCTTTGAAAGACTCCTCTTCACCTTCAGCAA AGACAACGAGCTAGACTACCTTGAGTTTCGGCTGTGGATCGGCCTGTGGTCGGGAGTATTCTGTCTGGTGCTGGTGGCCACGGATGCCAGCTTCCTGGTGCAGTACTTCACGCGATTCACCGAGGAAGGCTTCTCTGCGCTCATCAGCTTCATCTTCATCTACGACGCTTTCAAGAAGATGATAAAGCTGGCCCACCACAACCCGATCAACTCCGATTACGACCCCAACCTTGTCACTTTTTACGACTGCAGCTGCATGCCTGCTG GAAACTCCTCACATCCTCTTGATGTCTCTGCATGGACAAACAGTACTGATCTG TCTGTGAATGCCACCTGGGCGTCCCTGACCAAGCAGCAGTGTCTGAAGGTTGGGGGGCAGCTGGTGGGAGGGGCCTGTGACTATGTGCCTGACATCACCTTGATGTCCTTAATGTTGTTCCTTGGGACCTACACCTGCTCCATGGGTCTGAAGAAGTTCAAGGCGAGCCGCTTCTTCCCCACCACA GTGAGGAAGCTCATCAGTGACTTTGCGATCATCTTGACCATTCTCCTCTTCTGTGGCGTGGACGCCTTTGTCGGTGTGGACACTCCAAAGCTCATAGTGCCAAGCGAATTCAAG CCCACGAGTCCACTGAGGGGCTGGTTTATTCCTCCTTTTGGAAGGAACCCTTGGTGGGTGTACCTGGCAGCCACAATCCCCGCTATACTGGTCACCATTCTGATATTCATGGACCAGCAGATCACCGCTGTGATTGTCAACCGGAAAGAGCACAAACTCAAG aaAGGAGCAGGGTATCACTTGGACCTGTTATTGGTTTCCATCCTGATAATCATCTGCTCTTTCATGGGCCTGCCATGGTACGTGGCTGCCACGGTCATCTCCATCGCCCACATTGACTCTCTGAAAATGGAGACCGAGACGTCGGCCCCCGGGGAGCAGCCTAAATTCCTGGGTGTCAG GGAGCAAAGAGTCACCGGTATCTTTGTGTTCCTCCTGACAGGACTCTCTGTCTTCATGGCCCCGATCCTAAAG TTCATTCCCATGCCTGTGCTCTACGGTGTGTTCCTCTACATGGGTGTGGCATCACTCAATGGCGTCCAG TTCATGGACCGCCTGCAGCTGCTCCTGATGCCAGCCAAGCACCAGCCGGACCTGATCTACCTGCGGCACGTCCCACAGAGACGCATCCACCTCTTCACCTTCATCCAGGTCCTGTGTTTGGCCCTCCTCTGGATCCTGAAGTCCACCGTGGCTGCCATCATCTTCCCTGTCATG ATCTTGGCGTTGGTTGCCGTTCGCAAGGCCATGGACTGGGTGTTCTCCCAACATGACCTCAGCTACCTGGACGACGTCATCCCAGAGaaagacaagaaaaagaaagaggatgagaagaagaagaaaaacaagaagaagGGAAGCATAGACAGCGAAATCGACTTC
- the LOC116062816 gene encoding electrogenic sodium bicarbonate cotransporter 1-like isoform X6: protein MSTEKKVEDEAVLDRGASFVKHVCDEGEVEGHHTVYIGVHVPKSYHRRRRHRRKSSHKEKRERAEHSSEGYKSDGENADECPASILKPLISPAERIRFILGEEDDGPPPPQLFTELDELLAVDGQEMEWTETARWIKFEEKVEKGGERWSKPHVATLSLHSLMELKGCIEKGTIMLDLEASTLPQVVEMITDSQIEIGQLKADMKEKVMYTLLRKHRHQTKKSNLRSLADIGKSVSSASRLFTNQENGSPTTAHRNLTSNSLSDFSDKPEKDQLKNKFMKKLPRDAEASNVLVGEVDFLETPFVAFVRLQQAVMLGALTEVPVPTRFLFVLLGPKGKAKSYHEIGRAIATLMSDEVFHDIAYKAKDRQDLLAGIEEFLDEVIVLPPGEWDPDIRIEPPKSLPSSDKRKHMYAGSEAPQMNGDTPHDAGHGGGGGHEVGEELMFTKKFCGGLVLDIKRKLPFFASDFYDALHIQSLSAILFIYLGTVTNAITFGGLLGDATDNMQGVLESFLGTALTGAVFCLMAGQPLTILSSTGPVLVFERLLFTFSKDNELDYLEFRLWIGLWSGVFCLVLVATDASFLVQYFTRFTEEGFSALISFIFIYDAFKKMIKLAHHNPINSDYDPNLVTFYDCSCMPAGNSSHPLDVSAWTNSTDLSVNATWASLTKQQCLKVGGQLVGGACDYVPDITLMSLMLFLGTYTCSMGLKKFKASRFFPTTVRKLISDFAIILTILLFCGVDAFVGVDTPKLIVPSEFKPTSPLRGWFIPPFGRNPWWVYLAATIPAILVTILIFMDQQITAVIVNRKEHKLKKGAGYHLDLLLVSILIIICSFMGLPWYVAATVISIAHIDSLKMETETSAPGEQPKFLGVREQRVTGIFVFLLTGLSVFMAPILKFIPMPVLYGVFLYMGVASLNGVQFMDRLQLLLMPAKHQPDLIYLRHVPQRRIHLFTFIQVLCLALLWILKSTVAAIIFPVMILALVAVRKAMDWVFSQHDLSYLDDVIPEKDKKKKEDEKKKKNKKKGSIDSEIDFEINPRISLTRIQRAEHYFESPTVADLDRGPHTKGLPQIGIDRGSKDKAFFWRKGSESDL, encoded by the exons GTCACCACACTGTGTACATTGGTGTGCATGTTCCCAAGAGCTACCACCGCAGGAGACGCCACAGACGCAAGTCTAGCCACAAGGAGAAGCGGGAGCGAGCGGAACACAGTTCAGAAGGATACAAGTCGGATGGGGAGAACGCAGACGAATGCCCTGCAAGCATCCTCAAGCCTCTCA TTTCTCCAGCTGAGAGGATCAGGTTTATCCTGGGAGAGGAGGACGATGGCCCCCCACCCCCTCAGCTCTTCACCGAGCTGGACGAGCTCCTGGCTGTGGACGGCCAGGAGATGGAGTGGACGGAGACAGCCAG ATGGATCAAGTTTGAGGAGAAGGTGGAGAAGGGTGGCGAGCGCTGGAGCAAGCCTCACGTGGCCACGCTGTCCTTGCACAGCTTGATGGAACTGAAAGGGTGCATCGAGAAGGGAACCATCATGCTGGACCTGGAGGCCTCCACGCTGCCGCAGGTTGTCG AGATGATCACAGACAGCCAGATTGAGATTGGTCAATTGAAGGCGGACATGAAGGAGAAGGTCATGTACACGCTGCTACGGAAGCATCGTCACCAGACCAAGAAGTCTAACTTGCGCTCCCTTGCTGACATTGGCAAGAGTGTTTCCAGTGCAAGTAGGCTCTTTACCAACCAGGAGAATG GTAGCCCGACTACAGCCCACAGAAACCTCACCTCCAACAGCCTGAGTGACTTCTCTGACAAACCAGAGAAGGATCAG CTGAAGAATAAGTTCATGAAAAAATTGCCCCGTGATGCAGAGGCATCAAACGTGCTGGTTGGAGAGGTGGACTTCCTGGAAACTCCCTTTGTGGCGTTTGTTCGTCTGCAACAGGCCGTCATGCTCGGGGCTCTGACCGAGGTCCCTGTGCCCACAAG ATTTCTCTTTGTCCTGCTGGGTCCCAAAGGTAAAGCAAAGTCCTATCATGAAATTGGAAGAGCCATTGCCACCCTGATGTCAGATGAG GTGTTCCATGATATTGCCTATAAAGCGAAGGACAGGCAGGACCTGCTGGCCGGTATCGAGGAGTTCCTGGATGAGGTCATAGTGCTGCCGCCCGGAGAGTGGGACCCTGACATCAGGATAGAGCCACCCAAGTCTCTGCCCTCCTCAGACAAAAG AAAGCACATGTATGCCGGATCGGAGGCGCCTCAGATGAACGGCGACACTCCCCATGATGCGGGACATGGGGGGGGAGGAGGACACGAAGTCGGAGAGGAGCTTATGTTCACTAAAAA GTTTTGTGGAGGTCTTGTCCTGGATATCAAGCGGAAGCTGCCGTTTTTTGCCAGCGACTTCTATGATGCGCTACATATCCAGTCTCTGTCGGCCATCTTGTTCATCTATCTGGGCACAGTCACCAATGCGATCACGTTTGGAGGCTTACTTGGTGATGCTACAGATAACATGCAG GGAGTGTTGGAAAGTTTCCTGGGTACGGCACTGACAGGAGCAGTGTTCTGCCTGATGGCTGGTCAGCCCCTGACGATTCTCAGCAGCACAGGTCCGGTGCTCGTCTTTGAAAGACTCCTCTTCACCTTCAGCAA AGACAACGAGCTAGACTACCTTGAGTTTCGGCTGTGGATCGGCCTGTGGTCGGGAGTATTCTGTCTGGTGCTGGTGGCCACGGATGCCAGCTTCCTGGTGCAGTACTTCACGCGATTCACCGAGGAAGGCTTCTCTGCGCTCATCAGCTTCATCTTCATCTACGACGCTTTCAAGAAGATGATAAAGCTGGCCCACCACAACCCGATCAACTCCGATTACGACCCCAACCTTGTCACTTTTTACGACTGCAGCTGCATGCCTGCTG GAAACTCCTCACATCCTCTTGATGTCTCTGCATGGACAAACAGTACTGATCTG TCTGTGAATGCCACCTGGGCGTCCCTGACCAAGCAGCAGTGTCTGAAGGTTGGGGGGCAGCTGGTGGGAGGGGCCTGTGACTATGTGCCTGACATCACCTTGATGTCCTTAATGTTGTTCCTTGGGACCTACACCTGCTCCATGGGTCTGAAGAAGTTCAAGGCGAGCCGCTTCTTCCCCACCACA GTGAGGAAGCTCATCAGTGACTTTGCGATCATCTTGACCATTCTCCTCTTCTGTGGCGTGGACGCCTTTGTCGGTGTGGACACTCCAAAGCTCATAGTGCCAAGCGAATTCAAG CCCACGAGTCCACTGAGGGGCTGGTTTATTCCTCCTTTTGGAAGGAACCCTTGGTGGGTGTACCTGGCAGCCACAATCCCCGCTATACTGGTCACCATTCTGATATTCATGGACCAGCAGATCACCGCTGTGATTGTCAACCGGAAAGAGCACAAACTCAAG aaAGGAGCAGGGTATCACTTGGACCTGTTATTGGTTTCCATCCTGATAATCATCTGCTCTTTCATGGGCCTGCCATGGTACGTGGCTGCCACGGTCATCTCCATCGCCCACATTGACTCTCTGAAAATGGAGACCGAGACGTCGGCCCCCGGGGAGCAGCCTAAATTCCTGGGTGTCAG GGAGCAAAGAGTCACCGGTATCTTTGTGTTCCTCCTGACAGGACTCTCTGTCTTCATGGCCCCGATCCTAAAG TTCATTCCCATGCCTGTGCTCTACGGTGTGTTCCTCTACATGGGTGTGGCATCACTCAATGGCGTCCAG TTCATGGACCGCCTGCAGCTGCTCCTGATGCCAGCCAAGCACCAGCCGGACCTGATCTACCTGCGGCACGTCCCACAGAGACGCATCCACCTCTTCACCTTCATCCAGGTCCTGTGTTTGGCCCTCCTCTGGATCCTGAAGTCCACCGTGGCTGCCATCATCTTCCCTGTCATG ATCTTGGCGTTGGTTGCCGTTCGCAAGGCCATGGACTGGGTGTTCTCCCAACATGACCTCAGCTACCTGGACGACGTCATCCCAGAGaaagacaagaaaaagaaagaggatgagaagaagaagaaaaacaagaagaagGGAAGCATAGACAGCGAAATCGACTTC
- the LOC116062816 gene encoding electrogenic sodium bicarbonate cotransporter 1-like isoform X2, with product MSTEKKVEDEAVLDRGASFVKHVCDEGEVEGHHTVYIGVHVPKSYHRRRRHRRKSSHKEKRERAEHSSEGYKSDGENADECPASILKPLISPAERIRFILGEEDDGPPPPQLFTELDELLAVDGQEMEWTETARWIKFEEKVEKGGERWSKPHVATLSLHSLMELKGCIEKGTIMLDLEASTLPQVVEMITDSQIEIGQLKADMKEKVMYTLLRKHRHQTKKSNLRSLADIGKSVSSASRLFTNQENVRTPPEQHPEPCLNPHDPEKPCEVMRSASMGYLCSPTTAHRNLTSNSLSDFSDKPEKDQLKNKFMKKLPRDAEASNVLVGEVDFLETPFVAFVRLQQAVMLGALTEVPVPTRFLFVLLGPKGKAKSYHEIGRAIATLMSDEVFHDIAYKAKDRQDLLAGIEEFLDEVIVLPPGEWDPDIRIEPPKSLPSSDKRKHMYAGSEAPQMNGDTPHDAGHGGGGGHEVGEELMFTKKFCGGLVLDIKRKLPFFASDFYDALHIQSLSAILFIYLGTVTNAITFGGLLGDATDNMQGVLESFLGTALTGAVFCLMAGQPLTILSSTGPVLVFERLLFTFSKDNELDYLEFRLWIGLWSGVFCLVLVATDASFLVQYFTRFTEEGFSALISFIFIYDAFKKMIKLAHHNPINSDYDPNLVTFYDCSCMPAGNSSHPLDVSAWTNSTDLSVNATWASLTKQQCLKVGGQLVGGACDYVPDITLMSLMLFLGTYTCSMGLKKFKASRFFPTTVRKLISDFAIILTILLFCGVDAFVGVDTPKLIVPSEFKPTSPLRGWFIPPFGRNPWWVYLAATIPAILVTILIFMDQQITAVIVNRKEHKLKKGAGYHLDLLLVSILIIICSFMGLPWYVAATVISIAHIDSLKMETETSAPGEQPKFLGVREQRVTGIFVFLLTGLSVFMAPILKFIPMPVLYGVFLYMGVASLNGVQFMDRLQLLLMPAKHQPDLIYLRHVPQRRIHLFTFIQVLCLALLWILKSTVAAIIFPVMILALVAVRKAMDWVFSQHDLSYLDDVIPEKDKKKKEDEKKKKNKKKGSIDSEIDFEINPRISLTRIQRAEHYFESPTVADLDRGPHTKGLPQIGIDRGSKDKAFFWRKGSESDL from the exons GTCACCACACTGTGTACATTGGTGTGCATGTTCCCAAGAGCTACCACCGCAGGAGACGCCACAGACGCAAGTCTAGCCACAAGGAGAAGCGGGAGCGAGCGGAACACAGTTCAGAAGGATACAAGTCGGATGGGGAGAACGCAGACGAATGCCCTGCAAGCATCCTCAAGCCTCTCA TTTCTCCAGCTGAGAGGATCAGGTTTATCCTGGGAGAGGAGGACGATGGCCCCCCACCCCCTCAGCTCTTCACCGAGCTGGACGAGCTCCTGGCTGTGGACGGCCAGGAGATGGAGTGGACGGAGACAGCCAG ATGGATCAAGTTTGAGGAGAAGGTGGAGAAGGGTGGCGAGCGCTGGAGCAAGCCTCACGTGGCCACGCTGTCCTTGCACAGCTTGATGGAACTGAAAGGGTGCATCGAGAAGGGAACCATCATGCTGGACCTGGAGGCCTCCACGCTGCCGCAGGTTGTCG AGATGATCACAGACAGCCAGATTGAGATTGGTCAATTGAAGGCGGACATGAAGGAGAAGGTCATGTACACGCTGCTACGGAAGCATCGTCACCAGACCAAGAAGTCTAACTTGCGCTCCCTTGCTGACATTGGCAAGAGTGTTTCCAGTGCAAGTAGGCTCTTTACCAACCAGGAGAATG TGCGCACCCCCCCTGAGCAGCACCCTGAGCCTTGTTTAAACCCACACGACCCAGAGAAACCATGCGAGGTCATGAGGAGCGCCAGCATGGGATACCTCT GTAGCCCGACTACAGCCCACAGAAACCTCACCTCCAACAGCCTGAGTGACTTCTCTGACAAACCAGAGAAGGATCAG CTGAAGAATAAGTTCATGAAAAAATTGCCCCGTGATGCAGAGGCATCAAACGTGCTGGTTGGAGAGGTGGACTTCCTGGAAACTCCCTTTGTGGCGTTTGTTCGTCTGCAACAGGCCGTCATGCTCGGGGCTCTGACCGAGGTCCCTGTGCCCACAAG ATTTCTCTTTGTCCTGCTGGGTCCCAAAGGTAAAGCAAAGTCCTATCATGAAATTGGAAGAGCCATTGCCACCCTGATGTCAGATGAG GTGTTCCATGATATTGCCTATAAAGCGAAGGACAGGCAGGACCTGCTGGCCGGTATCGAGGAGTTCCTGGATGAGGTCATAGTGCTGCCGCCCGGAGAGTGGGACCCTGACATCAGGATAGAGCCACCCAAGTCTCTGCCCTCCTCAGACAAAAG AAAGCACATGTATGCCGGATCGGAGGCGCCTCAGATGAACGGCGACACTCCCCATGATGCGGGACATGGGGGGGGAGGAGGACACGAAGTCGGAGAGGAGCTTATGTTCACTAAAAA GTTTTGTGGAGGTCTTGTCCTGGATATCAAGCGGAAGCTGCCGTTTTTTGCCAGCGACTTCTATGATGCGCTACATATCCAGTCTCTGTCGGCCATCTTGTTCATCTATCTGGGCACAGTCACCAATGCGATCACGTTTGGAGGCTTACTTGGTGATGCTACAGATAACATGCAG GGAGTGTTGGAAAGTTTCCTGGGTACGGCACTGACAGGAGCAGTGTTCTGCCTGATGGCTGGTCAGCCCCTGACGATTCTCAGCAGCACAGGTCCGGTGCTCGTCTTTGAAAGACTCCTCTTCACCTTCAGCAA AGACAACGAGCTAGACTACCTTGAGTTTCGGCTGTGGATCGGCCTGTGGTCGGGAGTATTCTGTCTGGTGCTGGTGGCCACGGATGCCAGCTTCCTGGTGCAGTACTTCACGCGATTCACCGAGGAAGGCTTCTCTGCGCTCATCAGCTTCATCTTCATCTACGACGCTTTCAAGAAGATGATAAAGCTGGCCCACCACAACCCGATCAACTCCGATTACGACCCCAACCTTGTCACTTTTTACGACTGCAGCTGCATGCCTGCTG GAAACTCCTCACATCCTCTTGATGTCTCTGCATGGACAAACAGTACTGATCTG TCTGTGAATGCCACCTGGGCGTCCCTGACCAAGCAGCAGTGTCTGAAGGTTGGGGGGCAGCTGGTGGGAGGGGCCTGTGACTATGTGCCTGACATCACCTTGATGTCCTTAATGTTGTTCCTTGGGACCTACACCTGCTCCATGGGTCTGAAGAAGTTCAAGGCGAGCCGCTTCTTCCCCACCACA GTGAGGAAGCTCATCAGTGACTTTGCGATCATCTTGACCATTCTCCTCTTCTGTGGCGTGGACGCCTTTGTCGGTGTGGACACTCCAAAGCTCATAGTGCCAAGCGAATTCAAG CCCACGAGTCCACTGAGGGGCTGGTTTATTCCTCCTTTTGGAAGGAACCCTTGGTGGGTGTACCTGGCAGCCACAATCCCCGCTATACTGGTCACCATTCTGATATTCATGGACCAGCAGATCACCGCTGTGATTGTCAACCGGAAAGAGCACAAACTCAAG aaAGGAGCAGGGTATCACTTGGACCTGTTATTGGTTTCCATCCTGATAATCATCTGCTCTTTCATGGGCCTGCCATGGTACGTGGCTGCCACGGTCATCTCCATCGCCCACATTGACTCTCTGAAAATGGAGACCGAGACGTCGGCCCCCGGGGAGCAGCCTAAATTCCTGGGTGTCAG GGAGCAAAGAGTCACCGGTATCTTTGTGTTCCTCCTGACAGGACTCTCTGTCTTCATGGCCCCGATCCTAAAG TTCATTCCCATGCCTGTGCTCTACGGTGTGTTCCTCTACATGGGTGTGGCATCACTCAATGGCGTCCAG TTCATGGACCGCCTGCAGCTGCTCCTGATGCCAGCCAAGCACCAGCCGGACCTGATCTACCTGCGGCACGTCCCACAGAGACGCATCCACCTCTTCACCTTCATCCAGGTCCTGTGTTTGGCCCTCCTCTGGATCCTGAAGTCCACCGTGGCTGCCATCATCTTCCCTGTCATG ATCTTGGCGTTGGTTGCCGTTCGCAAGGCCATGGACTGGGTGTTCTCCCAACATGACCTCAGCTACCTGGACGACGTCATCCCAGAGaaagacaagaaaaagaaagaggatgagaagaagaagaaaaacaagaagaagGGAAGCATAGACAGCGAAATCGACTTC